The following proteins are encoded in a genomic region of Arachis ipaensis cultivar K30076 chromosome B02, Araip1.1, whole genome shotgun sequence:
- the LOC107625095 gene encoding ABC transporter C family member 5-like has protein sequence MEGSDFLNSISASILSKHFSDSEILSDTILGLPFLELAAICVNLTLVVLFLFVVSVRKICVCEGRIRINKENGIATSTTTINGNNGIDGEVQIGSMFKFSVFSCFYVLFVQVVVLGFDGVSLISNGANGKHVNWFLLFVPSAQGLAWFVLSFSALQCKLKVSHKFPFLLRVWWLLSFVICLCNLYVDVRGLYMEGPKYLSTRVVANFAVAPALAFLSVVAIRGVTGIQVCVDPDLQEPLLVEEETGCLKVTPYKDAGIFSLATLSWLNPLLSVGAKRPLELKDIPLVAPKDRAKTSYKILNSNWERLKAENPSKQPLLAWAILKSFWKEAAVNAIFAGLNTLVAYVGPYMISYFVDYLGGIETFPHEGYVLAGIFFAAKLVETLTTRQWYLGVDILGMHVRSALTAMVYQKGLRLSSSAKQSHTSGEIVNYMAVDVQRVGDYSWYLHDMWMLPMQIVLALLILYKSVGIAAIATLIATIISIVVTVPVARIQENYQDKLMAAKDERMRKTSESLRNMRILKLQAWEDRYRIQLEEMRGTEYKWLRKALYSQAFITFIFWSSPIFVSAVTFATCILLGGQLTAGGVLSALATFRILQEPLRNFPDLVSTMAQTKVSLDRITSFLQDEELQEDATIVLPPGMTDTAVEIKDGVFCWDPSLSRPTLSGIHMKVEKGMRVAVCGMVGSGKSSFLSCILGEIPKLSGEVKVCGTAAYVSQSAWIQTGNIEENILFGNAMDKPRYKKVIHACSLKKDLELFSHGDQTIIGDRGINLSGGQKQRVQLARALYQDADIYLLDDPFSAVDAHTGSDLFREYVLTALAKKTVIFVTHQVEFLPAADLILVLKEGQIIQAGKYDELLQAGTDFKTLVSAHHEAIEAMDIPSHSDESDENMSPDRSIMTEKRSSASLDIDGLAKEVQEGSSDQKAIKEKKAKRSRKKQLVQEEERVRGRVNMKVYLSYMAAAYKGLLIPLIIMAQSLFQFLQIASNWWMAWANPQTAGDEPKVTPTELLLVYMALAFGSSLFIFVRAVLVATFGLAAAQKLFFSMLRSIFRAPMSFFDSTPSGRVLNRVSVDQSVVDLDIPFRLGGFASTTIQLIGIVAVMTTVTWQVFLLVIPMAIACLWMQKYYMASSRELVRIVSIQKSPIIHLFGESIAGAATIRGFGQEKRFMKRNLYLLDCFARPFFCSLAAIEWLCLRMELLSTFVFAFCMVLLVSVPHGSIDPSMAGLAVTYGLNLNGRLSRWILSFCKLENKIISIERIYQYSQVPSEAPAIVDDSRPPSSWPENGTIQIVDLKIRYKENLPRHWISLSLERLFDQKDKSLIRRF, from the exons ATGGAGGGTTCAGATTTTCTAAATAGTATCTCAGCTTCAATATTATCAAAACATTTCTCGGACTCTGAGATTCTATCCGACACGATCCTAGGATTGCCATTTTTGGAACTTGCTGCAATCTGCGTGAACCTTACCCTTGTTGTGTTGTTCCTCTTTGTTGTATCCGTGAGGAAGATTTGTGTGTGCGAAGGTCGGATTCGAATTAATAAGGAAAACGGCATCGCCACCAGCACCACCACCATTAATGGAAACAATGGCATTGATGGTGAAGTTCAAATAGGTTCAATGTTCAAGTTCTCAGTGTTCTCTTGTTTCTATGTCCTTTTTGTTCAAGTTGTGGTGCTTGGTTTCGATGGGGTTTCTTTGATTTCAAATGGGGCTAATGGAAAACATGTGAACTGGTTCCTTCTATTTGTGCCATCTGCACAAGGTTTGGCTTGGTTTGTGTTGAGCTTCTCAGCATTGCAATGCAAGCTCAAAGTTTCTCATAAGTTCCCTTTTCTCTTGAGGGTTTGGTGGTTATTGTCCTTTGTTATCTGTTTGTGCAATTTGTATGTTGACGTGAGAGGTCTTTATATGGAAGGTCCCAAATACCTTTCCACTCGCGTAGTTGCAAATTTCGCCGTCGCTCCGGCGCTTGCATTCTTGTCTGTGGTTGCAATTAGGGGTGTTACCGGTATACAAGTTTGTGTGGACCCTGATCTTCAGGAGCCATTGCTTGTTGAAGAGGAGACGGGTTGTCTCAAGGTTACACCTTATAAAGATGCCGGAATTTTCAGCTTGGCCACGCTTTCGTGGCTGAATCCGCTTCTTTCCGTTGGTGCAAAGAGACCCCTCGAGCTTAAGGACATTCCCCTTGTAGCGCCCAAGGATAGAGCCAAGACTAGTTATAAGATTTTGAACTCAAATTGGGAGAGATTGAAGGCTGAAAACCCCTCTAAGCAGCCTTTGTTAGCTTGGGCGATTCTCAAGTCGTTTTGGAAGGAAGCAGCCGTGAATGCCATCTTTGCAGGTCTGAATACTTTGGTAGCTTATGTTGGTCCATATATGATAAGTTACTTTGTTGATTACTTGGGTGGCATAGAGACTTTTCCTCATGAAGGCTATGTCCTCGCGGGAATATTCTTTGCTGCAAAGCTTGTGGAAACGCTGACGACTCGGCAGTGGTATCTAGGAGTGGACATCTTGGGTATGCATGTCAGATCGGCTCTAACGGCGATGGTGTACCAAAAGGGGCTAAGGCTGTCGAGCTCAGCCAAGCAAAGTCACACAAGTGGGGAGATTGTCAATTACATGGCTGTTGATGTTCAGAGGGTAGGGGATTACTCTTGGTATCTTCACGACATGTGGATGCTTCCGATGCAGATTGTTCTTGCTCTTCTAATTTTGTACAAGAGTGTTGGAATAGCTGCCATTGCAACATTGATTGCTACAATAATTTCCATTGTTGTAACTGTTCCTGTGGCTAGAATACAAGAAAATTACCAAGATAAATTGATGGCTGCTAAGGATGAAAGGATGAGAAAGACATCAGAGAGTTTAAGGAATATGAGGATTCTCAAGCTACAAGCTTGGGAAGACAGGTATCGTATACAATTGGAGGAAATGCGTGGAACGGAATACAAGTGGCTGAGGAAAGCGCTCTATTCTCAGGCTTTCATAACCTTCATATTCTGGAGCTCCCCGATTTTTGTGTCGGCAGTCACTTTTGCTACTTGCATATTGTTGGGTGGTCAGCTGACAGCAGGCGGTGTCCTTTCTGCCCTGGCTACATTTCGGATCCTCCAAGAACCTCTGAGAAACTTTCCGGACTTGGTGTCAACGATGGCTCAGACAAAAGTTTCGCTTGATCGGATAACTAGTTTTCTGCAGGACGAAGAATTGCAGGAAGATGCAACTATCGTCTTGCCACCAGGCATGACTGACACTGCCGTAGAGATCAAGGATGGTGTCTTCTGCTGGGACCCTTCTTTGTCTAGGCCTACACTGTCAGGAATACATATGAAAGTCGAAAAGGGCATGCGTGTGGCTGTTTGTGGCATGGTTGGTTCTGGGAAATCAAGCTTCCTTTCTTGCATCCTTGGAGAGATTCCTAAGCTTTCGGGTGAA GTTAAAGTATGTGGCACTGCTGCATATGTCTCCCAATCAGCATGGATACAGACAggaaatatagaagaaaatatcCTCTTTGGAAATGCGATGGACAAACCAAGGTACAAGAAGGTTATTCATGCTTGTTCACTGAAGAAGGACCTAGAGCTTTTCTCACATGGAGACCAAACAATTATCGGTGATAGAGGTATAAACCTCAGTGGTGGCCAGAAGCAGCGGGTTCAGCTTGCACGAGCACTTTATCAAGATGCTGATATTTATCTCCTTGATGATCCCTTTAGTGCAGTTGATGCCCACACCGGATCGGATTTGTTCAGG GAGTATGTATTGACAGCATTAGCCAAAAAAACAGTCATTTTTGTGACGCATCAAGTTGAATTTCTGCCTGCTGCTGATCTGATACTG GTCCTTAAAGAAGGACAAATCATACAGGCCGGAAAATATGATGAGCTTCTACAAGCTGGAACAGATTTTAAGACTCTAGTTTCAGCTCATCATGAAGCAATAGAGGCTATGGATATTCCTTCTCACTCAGATGAATCAGATGAAAACATGTCCCCAGATAGATCTATTATGACAGAAAAGAGATCCTCTGCTTCACTCGACATTGATGGTCTAGCAAAGGAAGTGCAAGAGGGATCATCCGATCAGAAGGCAATCAAGGAGAAAAAGGCAAAGCGCTCAAGGAAAAAACAACTTGTTCAAGAAGAGGAGAGGGTTAGAGGTCGTGTGAACATGAAGGTTTACTTGTCGTACATGGCTGCAGCATATAAAGGCTTATTGATTCCGCTCATAATTATGGCACAATCATTATTTCAGTTCCTTCAGATTGCTAGTAACTGGTGGATGGCTTGGGCAAATCCTCAAACTGCTGGAGACGAGCCAAAAGTAACTCCAACTGAGCTTCTTCTCGTGTACATGGCCCTTGCTTTTGGCAGCTCATTGTTCATATTTGTAAGGGCTGTTCTGGTAGCTACATTTGGTCTTGCTGCTGcgcaaaaattatttttcagcaTGCTCAGAAGTATTTTCCGTGCACCAATGTCTTTCTTTGACTCTACACCATCTGGAAGGGTCCTGAATCGG GTTTCTGTTGATCAAAGTGTTGTGGATCTCGACATTCCTTTTCGACTTGGAGGGTTTGCTTCAACAACAATACAGCTCATAGGAATTGTTGCTGTAATGACAACAGTTACATGGCAAGTTTTCCTCCTGGTTATCCCAATGGCTATTGCTTGTTTGTGGATGCAG AAATACTACATGGCTTCCTCAAGGGAACTGGTACGAATTGTAAGCATCCAAAAATCTCCAATAATACATCTTTTCGGTGAATCAATTGCGGGAGCAGCCACCATCAGAGGTTTTGGACAAGAAAAAAGGTTCATGAAGAGGAACCTTTACCTTTTGGATTGTTTTGCACGGCCATTCTTTTGCAGCCTTGCAGCTATTGAGTGGCTATGCTTGCGCATGGAATTACTCTCCACTTTTGTGTTTGCTTTCTGTATGGTACTACTTGTAAGTGTTCCCCATGGAAGTATTGACCCCAGCATGGCTGGACTTGCCGTGACGTATGGCCTGAATTTGAATGGACGTCTATCTCGGTGGATACTTAGCTTTTGCAAACTTGAAAACAAAATTATATCTATCGAAAGGATTTATCAGTACAGCCAAGTTCCTAGTGAAGCACCTGCAATTGTTGATGATTCTCGTCCTCCGTCCTCATGGCCCGAGAATGGAACAATCCAAATAGTTGATTTGAAG ATACGATACAAGGAAAATCTTCCCAGGCACTGGATAAGTCTCAGCTTGGAGAGGTTATTCGATCAAAAGGACAAAAGCTTGATACGCCGG TTCTAG